One region of Anaeromyxobacter paludicola genomic DNA includes:
- a CDS encoding PfkB family carbohydrate kinase: protein MSLLVVGSVAFDSVETPFGHRPEVLGGSATYFSAAASFFGPVRLVAVVGDDFPEAEVAFLAERGVDVTGLTRRAGRTFRWKGRYDFDLNNAHTLETHLNVFADFNPVLPDGYRDSEFVFLANIDPDLQRTVLDQVRSPRLVACDTMNFWITSKRESLLKTLKRVDLLFVNDAEARQLAGEHNIVKAARAILTYGPRALVVKRGEYGALFFSGEQVFAASAYPLPALFDPTGAGDSFAGGFMGYLARTGKLEPAVMRRAIVLGGVVASFAVEQFSLDRLRSLTPDEIRVRYAEFKQLSHFDDLELDLFPAGS, encoded by the coding sequence ATGTCGCTGCTCGTGGTCGGCTCGGTGGCCTTCGACTCGGTCGAGACCCCCTTCGGTCACCGCCCGGAGGTGCTGGGCGGATCGGCCACCTACTTCTCCGCCGCCGCGAGCTTCTTCGGCCCGGTGCGGCTCGTCGCCGTGGTGGGCGACGACTTCCCCGAGGCGGAGGTGGCCTTCCTGGCCGAGCGCGGCGTGGACGTGACCGGCCTGACCCGGCGCGCCGGCCGCACCTTCCGCTGGAAGGGGCGCTACGACTTCGACCTCAACAACGCGCACACCCTCGAGACGCACCTCAACGTCTTCGCCGACTTCAACCCGGTGCTGCCGGACGGCTACCGCGACTCGGAGTTCGTCTTCCTCGCCAACATCGACCCCGACCTGCAGCGGACGGTGCTCGACCAGGTAAGGAGCCCGCGCCTGGTGGCGTGCGACACGATGAACTTCTGGATCACCTCCAAGCGCGAGAGCCTCCTCAAGACGCTCAAGCGGGTGGACCTGCTCTTCGTCAACGACGCGGAGGCGCGGCAGCTCGCCGGCGAGCACAACATCGTGAAGGCGGCGCGCGCCATCCTCACCTACGGCCCGCGCGCCCTGGTGGTGAAGCGCGGCGAGTACGGCGCTCTCTTCTTCTCGGGCGAGCAGGTCTTCGCCGCGTCGGCCTACCCGCTGCCGGCCCTCTTCGACCCGACCGGCGCCGGCGACAGCTTCGCCGGCGGCTTCATGGGCTACCTCGCCCGCACCGGGAAGCTCGAGCCGGCGGTGATGCGCCGGGCCATCGTCCTCGGCGGGGTGGTGGCGAGCTTCGCCGTCGAGCAGTTCAGCCTGGACCGGCTGCGCTCCCTCACCCCCGACGAGATCCGCGTCCGCTACGCCGAGTTCAAGCAGCTGTCGCACTTCGACGATCTCGAGCTCGACCTCTTCCCCGCGGGGAGCTGA
- a CDS encoding outer membrane protein assembly factor BamB family protein, which translates to MIRIRIGQSWAHDPFLREVATARETSLDEPGRLLDAVAIEVDGVDLAAGRAERNAFSAARDLVDAAARLMAGEASAEVAFPEGEAQLLLRRRGGAALLSVVALSPPARLLARDVEVDLRELAAAAAEAAEALLEALAVAAPGLARGPGPGALRRAAARLASARLAPGAAPPDDPGASGGREPAPAARPTCDFELEDQEGLVGSYRGPGADLGSLLAPGRVRLALGGAPIVLEAPPFLVLRELARVAAEVLDAVRRGVGEVRAEIPLPARGRSVPLALDLARRTLAVGAAPPRPVDPLRLAAAVCEGALALAGALVARNPRQARNPWLYDLRDAAAAQLTVARELSQGDVAGEVRGPFVPPARAALAPDPLGPGRMKRLTFRRAWELEVGPPAGVGLARRGGLVLASGESATAAVEAASGRVAWRAPGATWAALLGDLWLAVEGEAICAREPEDGALRWRLTLGGGAEPVVAAARMEAGPVLLLTGGSLLALDPARGGVSWRLERPAAPLASVAAFGALAVAAGSSGTLYGVERGGRVAWRVHAPAPLVEPPGAWEGALVALCRGDRDGYALALDPATGRRRFEAPLQFSPQGAPLPVARLLAVAGAVAGDPVVAAVDPGGGVAWTTAPGLAGGAPALSPLGDGLVAKGSEGALAALSPDGATRWSAGATARHPPPGNLPAHAARGLVVSAAEEVAVHRAAGGEKVGVAPLAAPVRLLVDDALDLVAADAAGVVTAVRVATHLSVV; encoded by the coding sequence ATGATCCGGATCCGCATCGGCCAGAGCTGGGCCCACGACCCCTTCCTGCGGGAGGTCGCCACCGCGCGCGAGACGTCGCTCGACGAGCCGGGGCGGCTCCTCGACGCGGTCGCGATCGAGGTGGACGGGGTGGACCTGGCCGCCGGGCGCGCCGAGCGGAACGCCTTCTCCGCCGCCCGGGACCTCGTGGACGCGGCCGCGCGGCTCATGGCCGGCGAGGCGAGCGCGGAGGTCGCGTTCCCGGAGGGGGAGGCGCAGCTCCTGCTCCGGCGGCGCGGCGGGGCGGCGCTCCTGTCGGTGGTGGCCCTCTCCCCGCCGGCGCGGCTCCTGGCGCGGGACGTCGAGGTGGACCTGCGCGAGCTCGCCGCGGCGGCGGCCGAGGCGGCCGAGGCGCTGCTGGAGGCGCTCGCCGTCGCGGCGCCGGGGCTCGCCCGGGGGCCCGGGCCGGGCGCGCTGCGGCGCGCCGCGGCGCGGCTCGCCTCCGCCCGCCTCGCCCCGGGCGCCGCCCCCCCGGACGACCCCGGCGCGTCCGGCGGGCGCGAGCCCGCCCCCGCCGCGCGGCCGACCTGCGACTTCGAGCTCGAGGACCAGGAGGGGCTCGTCGGGAGCTATCGGGGCCCGGGCGCCGACCTGGGCTCCCTGCTCGCGCCGGGCCGGGTGCGGCTCGCGCTGGGAGGAGCGCCGATCGTCCTCGAGGCGCCGCCCTTCCTGGTGCTGCGCGAGCTGGCGCGGGTGGCCGCCGAGGTGCTCGACGCGGTGCGTCGGGGCGTGGGCGAGGTCCGCGCGGAGATCCCCCTCCCCGCCCGCGGCCGCTCGGTGCCGCTGGCCCTCGATCTCGCGCGGCGCACGCTCGCGGTCGGGGCCGCGCCGCCGCGGCCGGTGGACCCGCTCCGCCTCGCCGCGGCGGTCTGCGAGGGCGCCCTCGCGCTCGCCGGCGCGCTCGTGGCCCGCAACCCGCGCCAGGCGCGCAACCCGTGGCTCTACGACCTGCGCGACGCCGCGGCGGCCCAGCTCACCGTGGCCCGCGAGCTGTCGCAGGGAGACGTGGCCGGCGAGGTGCGCGGGCCCTTCGTGCCCCCCGCGCGCGCCGCCCTCGCCCCCGATCCGCTCGGGCCGGGGCGCATGAAGCGGCTCACCTTCCGGCGCGCCTGGGAGCTCGAGGTCGGCCCGCCCGCGGGCGTGGGGCTGGCGCGGCGAGGCGGGCTCGTGCTCGCCTCGGGCGAGAGCGCGACCGCGGCAGTGGAGGCCGCCTCGGGGCGCGTCGCCTGGCGCGCCCCGGGCGCCACCTGGGCCGCGCTGCTCGGGGACCTCTGGCTGGCGGTCGAGGGCGAGGCGATCTGCGCCCGGGAGCCGGAGGACGGCGCGCTGCGCTGGCGGCTCACGCTCGGCGGCGGCGCCGAGCCGGTCGTCGCGGCGGCCCGGATGGAGGCCGGGCCGGTGCTCCTGCTCACCGGCGGCTCGCTCCTCGCGCTCGACCCCGCGCGCGGCGGCGTGAGCTGGCGGCTCGAGCGGCCGGCGGCGCCGCTCGCCTCGGTCGCCGCCTTCGGCGCGCTCGCCGTGGCGGCGGGCTCCTCCGGCACGCTCTACGGCGTCGAGCGCGGCGGCCGGGTGGCGTGGCGGGTCCACGCGCCGGCCCCGCTGGTGGAGCCGCCCGGCGCCTGGGAGGGGGCGCTCGTGGCGCTCTGCCGCGGCGACCGGGACGGCTACGCGCTCGCGCTCGACCCCGCGACCGGACGGCGCCGCTTCGAGGCCCCGCTCCAGTTCTCGCCGCAGGGGGCGCCCCTGCCCGTCGCCCGGCTCCTCGCCGTCGCCGGCGCGGTGGCGGGCGACCCGGTGGTGGCGGCGGTCGATCCGGGCGGGGGCGTGGCCTGGACCACCGCGCCCGGGCTGGCCGGCGGCGCCCCCGCGCTCTCCCCCCTCGGCGACGGCCTCGTCGCGAAGGGGTCCGAGGGCGCGCTGGCGGCCCTCTCCCCCGACGGCGCCACCCGCTGGTCGGCCGGTGCCACCGCCCGCCACCCGCCCCCGGGCAACCTGCCGGCGCACGCGGCCCGCGGGCTCGTGGTCTCGGCGGCCGAGGAGGTCGCCGTCCACCGTGCGGCCGGCGGCGAGAAGGTGGGCGTCGCGCCGCTCGCGGCGCCGGTGCGGCTGCTGGTGGACGACGCCCTCGACCTCGTCGCCGCGGACGCCGCGGGAGTGGTCACCGCGGTGCGCGTGGCGACGCACCTCAGCGTCGTCTAG
- a CDS encoding HTH domain-containing protein, with protein MTFTEAAIEVLRREGKPLHFKKIAEIAIRENLLDHVGKIPEEILGGQLIAHCKLPKADRRVFAVQPGTFALAEWGLDEDPHGLDGMIELPPDSELPYRPRERHPVPSKDMARSVGRGEAGRGRRREEGEERRRRFPPPAEVAYELLAGAGRPLPLSEIAVQGAERSLLPDAFVRDVAALRAALVEDNRRRESSGRTALFALEGEQVSLVAQPEPGERPAAPVAAAAARAAPSAAELRRTGLAALRRKLRESDGPTVEHVCALLLERKGLRELKVAKRGRDHVVYTARLRMGLADVRHCVRVVRAGADVTRRDVTDTRRDLGHYGAQIGLVLSAGDAARDARGEAGAAGQLPVLLLCGEALAEAFAEIGLGCTPIVIPEVDEGFFTAAAETAAAEETARRARREERDRREGREPREPREPREPREPREPRPERRERPQGEAAPAPEVVAPVAEPGAPEAPEAPIVELSLEKPSEPVLEEDEVEGDEDDGEEPAAPAEGAQPGQPGGERPEGEGRRRRRRRRRRGGRGRGRGEGAAAGAGQPVAEGGVAAAPGAPPEPGGQPASRPEPEPAPAPEAPSPAPPQGVPGGEGGGAEG; from the coding sequence ATGACTTTTACCGAAGCCGCCATCGAAGTGCTGAGGCGCGAGGGAAAGCCGCTCCATTTCAAGAAGATCGCCGAGATCGCGATCCGAGAGAACCTGCTCGATCACGTGGGCAAGATCCCCGAGGAGATCCTCGGTGGTCAGCTCATCGCGCACTGCAAGCTCCCCAAGGCCGACCGGCGCGTCTTCGCCGTGCAGCCGGGGACCTTCGCGCTGGCCGAGTGGGGCCTGGACGAGGACCCTCACGGGCTCGACGGGATGATCGAGCTGCCCCCCGACAGTGAGCTGCCGTACCGCCCGCGCGAGCGCCACCCCGTCCCGTCCAAGGACATGGCGCGGAGCGTGGGGCGTGGCGAGGCCGGCCGCGGCCGCCGCCGCGAGGAGGGCGAGGAGCGCCGCCGGCGCTTCCCGCCGCCGGCCGAGGTGGCGTACGAGCTGCTCGCCGGCGCCGGGCGCCCGCTGCCGCTCTCCGAGATCGCGGTCCAGGGCGCCGAGCGCTCGCTGCTGCCCGACGCCTTCGTGCGCGACGTCGCCGCCCTCCGGGCGGCCCTCGTCGAGGACAACCGCCGCCGCGAGTCGAGCGGCCGCACCGCGCTCTTCGCGCTCGAGGGCGAGCAGGTCTCGCTCGTGGCGCAGCCCGAGCCGGGCGAGCGCCCCGCGGCGCCCGTCGCGGCCGCCGCCGCCCGCGCCGCGCCGTCGGCCGCGGAGCTGCGCCGGACCGGGCTCGCCGCCCTGCGCCGCAAGCTCCGGGAGAGCGACGGCCCGACCGTGGAGCACGTCTGCGCCCTGCTGCTCGAGCGCAAGGGGCTCCGCGAGCTCAAGGTGGCGAAGCGCGGCCGCGATCACGTCGTCTACACCGCGCGGCTGCGGATGGGGCTCGCCGACGTGCGTCACTGCGTCCGCGTGGTGCGCGCCGGCGCCGACGTGACCCGCCGCGACGTCACCGACACGCGGCGCGACCTCGGACACTACGGCGCCCAGATCGGCCTCGTGCTGTCGGCGGGCGACGCGGCGCGCGACGCGCGGGGCGAGGCCGGCGCGGCCGGCCAGCTGCCGGTGCTGCTGCTCTGCGGCGAGGCGCTGGCCGAGGCCTTCGCCGAGATCGGCCTCGGCTGCACGCCCATCGTCATCCCCGAGGTGGACGAGGGCTTCTTCACCGCGGCGGCCGAGACCGCCGCCGCCGAGGAGACCGCGCGGCGAGCCCGGCGCGAGGAGCGCGATCGGCGGGAAGGGCGTGAGCCTCGTGAGCCCCGTGAGCCCCGTGAGCCCCGTGAGCCGCGTGAGCCGCGCCCCGAGCGGCGCGAGCGCCCCCAGGGCGAGGCCGCCCCTGCGCCGGAGGTCGTCGCTCCGGTCGCCGAGCCCGGCGCCCCGGAGGCCCCCGAGGCGCCCATCGTCGAGCTCTCGCTCGAGAAGCCCTCCGAGCCGGTCCTCGAGGAGGACGAGGTCGAGGGCGACGAGGACGACGGGGAGGAGCCCGCCGCTCCGGCCGAGGGCGCCCAGCCGGGCCAGCCCGGTGGCGAGCGGCCCGAGGGCGAGGGACGGCGGCGCCGTCGTCGTCGCCGCCGGCGCGGCGGCCGGGGTCGCGGTCGCGGCGAGGGCGCCGCGGCCGGCGCCGGACAGCCGGTCGCAGAGGGTGGCGTCGCGGCGGCGCCCGGCGCGCCGCCGGAGCCGGGCGGGCAGCCCGCCTCCCGCCCCGAGCCCGAGCCCGCGCCCGCGCCAGAAGCCCCCAGCCCCGCGCCGCCGCAGGGCGTCCCGGGCGGCGAGGGCGGCGGCGCAGAAGGCTAG
- the rlmN gene encoding 23S rRNA (adenine(2503)-C(2))-methyltransferase RlmN, with the protein MAGEPVDLRSLPLASLEALVASLREKPFRARQLFRWLHYRGAASLEEMTDLPRAFREELARRTALLTLSLAEEHRSQDGTIKWKWRTHDGQFVESVYMPEEDRKTLCVSSQVGCAVGCTFCLTGTMGLARNLGPGEITDQVHRANRRLVELGLTPAPRPLTNLVFMGMGEPLANYRSLKAALDLLLSPDGPDFSHRHVTVSTSGLVPVLRQLAQETEVKLAVSLNATTDAQRDLLMPINRRWPIAELLAACREVPLPRGKLITFEYVLLAGVNDADEDAERLARLLRGIPSKVNLIPYNENPGLGFRAPATERVEAFRHLLIRRGVTVVVRKNRGRDIGAACGQLAAEGGPGDPRRRAPAGP; encoded by the coding sequence ATCGCCGGCGAGCCGGTGGACCTGCGCTCCCTGCCGCTCGCGTCCCTCGAGGCGCTGGTGGCTTCGCTGCGCGAGAAGCCGTTCCGCGCCCGGCAGCTCTTCCGCTGGCTGCACTACCGGGGCGCCGCCTCCCTCGAGGAGATGACCGACCTCCCCCGCGCCTTCCGCGAGGAGCTCGCGCGCCGGACGGCGCTCCTCACCCTCTCGCTCGCCGAGGAGCACCGCTCGCAGGACGGCACCATCAAGTGGAAGTGGCGCACCCACGACGGCCAGTTCGTCGAGTCGGTCTACATGCCGGAGGAGGATCGCAAGACCCTCTGCGTCAGCTCGCAGGTGGGCTGCGCCGTCGGCTGCACCTTCTGCCTCACCGGCACCATGGGGCTCGCCCGCAACCTCGGCCCGGGGGAGATCACCGACCAGGTGCACCGGGCCAACCGGCGCCTGGTGGAGCTCGGGTTGACCCCGGCGCCGCGGCCGCTCACCAACCTCGTCTTCATGGGCATGGGGGAGCCGCTCGCCAACTACCGCTCCCTCAAGGCGGCCCTCGACCTGCTCCTCTCGCCCGACGGCCCCGACTTCTCGCACCGGCACGTGACGGTCTCCACCTCCGGGCTCGTGCCCGTGCTGCGCCAGCTCGCCCAGGAGACCGAGGTGAAGCTCGCGGTCTCGCTCAACGCCACCACCGACGCGCAGCGCGACCTCCTCATGCCCATCAACCGGCGCTGGCCCATCGCCGAGCTGCTGGCGGCCTGCCGGGAGGTGCCGCTCCCGCGCGGCAAGCTCATCACCTTCGAGTACGTGCTGCTCGCCGGGGTGAACGACGCCGACGAGGACGCGGAGCGGCTCGCCAGGCTCCTGCGCGGCATCCCGTCGAAGGTGAACCTCATCCCCTACAACGAGAACCCCGGGCTGGGCTTCCGCGCGCCGGCCACCGAGCGGGTCGAGGCCTTCCGCCACCTGCTCATCCGGCGGGGCGTGACGGTGGTGGTCCGCAAGAACCGCGGGCGGGACATCGGCGCCGCCTGCGGCCAGCTCGCCGCCGAGGGCGGGCCGGGCGATCCCCGGCGCCGCGCGCCGGCCGGTCCGTGA
- the ndk gene encoding nucleoside-diphosphate kinase: protein MAVERTLSIIKPDGVEKGVIGQIIARFESKGLKPVAVRMAQLSQAEAEGFYAVHKARPFFNDLVKFMTSGPVVLMVLEGENAVLANREIMGATDPKKAAEGTIRRDFATDIEKNTVHGSDSLENAAVEVAYFFRTIEQHGYAWKK, encoded by the coding sequence ATGGCAGTCGAGCGCACCCTTTCCATCATCAAGCCGGACGGCGTCGAGAAGGGCGTCATCGGCCAGATCATCGCCCGCTTCGAGTCGAAGGGGCTGAAGCCGGTCGCCGTCCGGATGGCGCAGCTCTCCCAGGCCGAGGCCGAGGGCTTCTACGCGGTCCACAAGGCGCGGCCGTTCTTCAACGACCTCGTGAAGTTCATGACCAGCGGCCCGGTGGTCCTCATGGTCCTCGAGGGCGAGAACGCCGTCCTCGCCAACCGCGAGATCATGGGCGCGACCGATCCGAAGAAGGCGGCCGAGGGCACCATCCGCCGCGACTTCGCGACCGACATCGAGAAGAACACCGTCCACGGCTCGGACAGCCTGGAGAACGCCGCCGTCGAGGTGGCCTACTTCTTCCGCACCATCGAGCAGCACGGGTACGCCTGGAAGAAGTAG
- the sucC gene encoding ADP-forming succinate--CoA ligase subunit beta has protein sequence MKIHEYQAKEILRKYGVAVPRGYVAVTPFESEGAARQLGGGIVAVKAQIHAGGRGKGGGVRLARSPEEARSHAEAMLGMKLKTPQTAPGGQLVRKVYIEEGCRIARELYLGMTLDRESGRVTVMASSEGGEDIEAVAAHHPEKILKVAVDPLLGLVPFQARQLAYGLGLTGDTVNAFVRFSSGLYNAYMATDASLAEINPLVVTVGGEVLALDAKMNFDDNALFRHPDIAAMRDPDEEDPKESQAKEYDLSYIALDGDIGCMVNGAGLAMATMDIIQLSGGRPANFLDVGGGADEDKVTAAFKILLSDPHVKAVLVNIFGGIMKCDVIANGIVTAARQVGLSIPLVVRLEGTNVELGKEILAHSDLEITPADDLGDAARKAVAAARAA, from the coding sequence GTGAAGATCCACGAATACCAGGCCAAGGAGATCCTTCGGAAGTACGGAGTGGCCGTGCCCCGCGGGTACGTGGCCGTCACCCCGTTCGAGTCCGAGGGCGCGGCCCGCCAGCTCGGCGGCGGCATCGTCGCCGTGAAGGCCCAGATCCACGCCGGCGGCCGCGGCAAGGGCGGCGGCGTCCGGCTCGCCCGCTCCCCGGAGGAGGCCCGCTCGCACGCCGAGGCCATGCTCGGCATGAAGCTCAAGACCCCTCAGACCGCGCCCGGCGGGCAGCTGGTCCGGAAGGTCTACATCGAGGAGGGCTGCCGGATCGCCCGCGAGCTGTACCTCGGCATGACGCTCGACCGCGAGTCCGGGCGGGTGACGGTGATGGCCTCGTCGGAGGGCGGCGAGGACATCGAGGCGGTGGCGGCGCACCACCCGGAGAAGATCCTCAAGGTCGCGGTGGACCCGCTCCTCGGGCTCGTGCCGTTCCAGGCCCGCCAGCTCGCCTATGGCCTCGGCCTCACGGGCGACACCGTGAACGCCTTCGTCCGCTTCTCGAGCGGCCTCTACAACGCCTACATGGCGACCGACGCCTCGCTCGCCGAGATCAACCCGCTCGTGGTCACCGTGGGCGGCGAGGTCCTGGCGCTCGACGCCAAGATGAACTTCGACGACAACGCGCTCTTCCGGCACCCGGACATCGCCGCCATGCGCGATCCGGACGAGGAGGATCCGAAGGAGTCGCAGGCCAAGGAGTACGACCTCTCGTACATCGCCCTCGACGGCGACATCGGCTGCATGGTGAACGGCGCCGGGCTGGCGATGGCGACGATGGACATCATCCAGCTGTCGGGCGGCCGGCCGGCCAACTTCCTCGACGTGGGGGGCGGCGCCGACGAGGACAAGGTCACCGCGGCCTTCAAGATCCTGCTCTCGGATCCGCACGTGAAGGCGGTGCTGGTGAACATCTTCGGCGGCATCATGAAGTGCGACGTGATCGCGAACGGGATCGTCACCGCCGCGCGGCAGGTCGGCCTCTCCATCCCGCTCGTGGTCCGGCTCGAGGGGACCAACGTGGAGCTCGGCAAGGAGATCCTGGCCCACAGCGACCTCGAGATCACCCCGGCCGACGACCTCGGCGACGCCGCGCGCAAGGCGGTCGCCGCCGCCCGCGCCGCCTGA
- a CDS encoding hemolysin family protein yields MAAAFLVASALCSGAETALTALGDARARQLLDSGGRRAALLAIWVRHPERVLSSLLIGNTLANIGAGALAGRIASQAAGGGDTGTALAIATGVTTSVILFFGEIIPKTLAKRHPVKIALAAIPLVQAMYWALWPLSTGLVRLTGLVVGAFGGGHTPTPAVTSEEIEYLIEMGTREGVLDEVKEELLNSVLEFADRVVKEVMVPRTRMVAIDKDAPPEEILRIVTENPYSRMPVYEGSVDNVIGILLVRDIVRELREPPPAGRPRAVPLTRHLKPAFFVPEQMKISRLLKEMQKRKMHLAVVVDEFGGTSGIATLEDVIEEIVGEIQDEGDVEQAPVKALGVGVYLADAGIPLRELEEYLNAQEGEGDPREIRFPEEGDYETLGGFVTATAGRVPPVGALVTWDGLTFTVRAGDERRVARVEIARRPGVEPRGPGAAQEPRREAAR; encoded by the coding sequence ATGGCGGCCGCCTTCCTGGTCGCCTCCGCCCTCTGCTCGGGGGCGGAGACCGCGCTCACCGCCCTCGGCGACGCGCGCGCCCGGCAGCTCCTCGACTCGGGGGGGCGGCGCGCCGCGCTGCTCGCCATCTGGGTGCGGCACCCCGAGCGCGTGCTCTCCTCCCTGCTCATCGGGAACACCCTCGCCAACATCGGCGCGGGCGCGCTGGCCGGCCGCATCGCCTCGCAGGCGGCGGGGGGCGGGGACACCGGGACCGCGCTCGCCATCGCCACCGGCGTCACCACCAGCGTGATCCTCTTCTTCGGCGAGATCATCCCGAAGACGCTCGCCAAGCGCCACCCGGTCAAGATCGCGCTCGCGGCCATCCCGCTGGTGCAGGCCATGTACTGGGCGCTCTGGCCGCTCTCGACCGGGCTCGTGCGGCTCACCGGCCTCGTCGTCGGCGCCTTCGGCGGCGGGCACACCCCGACCCCCGCCGTCACCAGCGAGGAGATCGAGTACCTCATCGAGATGGGCACGCGGGAGGGCGTGCTCGACGAGGTCAAGGAGGAGCTCCTCAACAGCGTGCTCGAGTTCGCCGACCGGGTGGTGAAGGAGGTCATGGTCCCGCGCACGCGCATGGTGGCCATCGACAAGGACGCGCCCCCCGAGGAGATCCTGCGGATCGTGACGGAGAACCCGTACAGCCGCATGCCGGTCTACGAGGGCTCGGTGGACAACGTGATCGGCATCCTGCTGGTTCGCGACATCGTGCGCGAGCTGCGCGAGCCGCCGCCGGCCGGGAGGCCGCGGGCGGTGCCGCTGACGCGCCACCTCAAGCCGGCGTTCTTCGTCCCCGAGCAGATGAAGATCTCCCGGCTCCTGAAGGAGATGCAGAAGCGCAAGATGCACCTCGCGGTGGTGGTGGACGAGTTCGGCGGCACGAGCGGCATCGCCACCCTCGAAGACGTGATCGAGGAGATCGTCGGCGAGATCCAGGACGAGGGCGACGTGGAGCAGGCCCCGGTGAAGGCGCTCGGCGTGGGCGTCTACCTCGCCGACGCAGGCATCCCGCTGCGCGAGCTCGAGGAGTACCTGAACGCGCAGGAGGGGGAGGGCGACCCCCGCGAGATCCGGTTCCCGGAGGAGGGCGACTACGAGACCCTCGGCGGCTTCGTGACCGCCACCGCCGGCCGCGTGCCGCCGGTCGGCGCGCTCGTCACCTGGGACGGCCTCACCTTCACCGTCCGCGCCGGCGACGAGCGGCGGGTGGCGCGGGTGGAGATCGCGCGCCGGCCGGGCGTCGAGCCGCGAGGCCCCGGGGCGGCGCAGGAGCCGCGGCGGGAGGCGGCCCGGTGA
- the sucD gene encoding succinate--CoA ligase subunit alpha: MSIFVDRNTRVVVQGITGSAGSFHAEQMLEYGTRVVAGVTPGRGGTRFANVVPIFHTVEQAVRDTGANASVIFVPPPFAADAIIEAAEAGVTLVVAITEGIPILDMVKVRRYLADRPGVRLIGPNCPGVITPGQCKIGIMPGHIHRPGRVGIVSRSGTLTYEAVDQISRLGMGQSTAVGIGGDPIHGTDFIDCLSRFEADPETESVIMIGEIGGSEETLGAEWVKKNMTKPVVGFIAGRTAPPGKRMGHAGAVISGGADTAQAKLEAMREAGIVVCEGPHLLGQAMKDALSRRKGRVKAKPAAERRPAPGRAPAQRKSGGAPRGAPPTQRGGKAVKKAAKR, translated from the coding sequence ATGAGCATCTTCGTAGACAGGAACACCCGGGTCGTCGTCCAGGGCATCACCGGCTCCGCCGGCAGCTTCCACGCCGAGCAGATGCTCGAGTACGGCACGCGCGTGGTGGCCGGCGTGACCCCGGGGCGCGGCGGCACCCGCTTCGCCAACGTGGTCCCCATCTTCCACACCGTGGAGCAGGCGGTGCGCGACACCGGGGCCAACGCCTCGGTGATCTTCGTCCCGCCGCCGTTCGCCGCCGACGCCATCATCGAGGCGGCCGAGGCGGGCGTGACCCTGGTGGTCGCCATCACCGAGGGGATCCCCATCCTCGACATGGTGAAGGTGCGCCGGTACCTCGCCGACCGCCCCGGCGTGCGGCTCATCGGGCCGAACTGCCCCGGCGTGATCACCCCGGGCCAGTGCAAGATCGGCATCATGCCGGGCCACATCCACCGGCCGGGCCGGGTCGGGATCGTCTCCCGGTCCGGCACGCTGACCTACGAGGCGGTCGATCAGATCTCCCGGCTCGGGATGGGGCAGTCCACCGCGGTGGGCATCGGCGGCGATCCGATCCACGGCACCGACTTCATCGACTGCCTGTCCCGCTTCGAGGCCGACCCGGAGACCGAGTCCGTCATCATGATCGGCGAGATCGGCGGCTCGGAGGAGACGCTCGGCGCCGAGTGGGTGAAGAAGAACATGACGAAGCCGGTGGTCGGCTTCATCGCCGGGCGCACCGCCCCCCCGGGCAAGCGGATGGGGCACGCCGGCGCCGTGATCTCGGGCGGGGCCGACACCGCGCAGGCGAAGCTGGAGGCCATGCGCGAGGCCGGGATCGTGGTCTGCGAGGGGCCGCACCTGCTCGGGCAGGCCATGAAGGACGCGCTGTCGCGCCGCAAGGGCCGGGTGAAGGCCAAGCCGGCGGCGGAGCGCCGCCCGGCGCCGGGCCGGGCGCCGGCGCAGAGGAAGTCGGGCGGGGCGCCTCGCGGCGCGCCGCCCACGCAGCGGGGCGGAAAGGCCGTCAAGAAGGCGGCCAAGCGGTAA
- a CDS encoding metallophosphoesterase family protein, whose translation MRIAILSDVHANLEALERVVSRLKLVRVDRVVCLGDVIGYGASPRECCRIVRETAEVTLLGNHDAAVSGRMDYRFYYEAARRALDWTLEQLDPEDVNWLRGLPYAHRIGEAGFCHGSPIDPPEYAYLFALEQARELLPHLDWLPAVTFIGHSHLCKSFAIGAPDVVEDVSGTPVVLRKDRKYLVSVGSVGQPRDGDNRACFAVWDDEARTVSYHRVTYDVDAAARRIFDAGLARNFGRRLFLGV comes from the coding sequence ATGCGCATCGCCATCCTGAGCGACGTCCACGCCAACCTCGAGGCGCTCGAGCGGGTGGTGTCGCGCCTCAAGCTGGTGCGCGTGGATCGGGTCGTCTGCCTGGGCGACGTGATCGGCTACGGGGCGAGCCCGCGCGAGTGCTGCCGCATCGTCCGCGAGACGGCCGAGGTCACCCTGCTCGGGAACCACGACGCCGCCGTGTCCGGCCGGATGGACTACCGCTTCTACTACGAGGCGGCGCGGCGGGCCCTGGACTGGACCCTCGAGCAGCTCGACCCGGAGGACGTGAACTGGCTGCGCGGCCTGCCGTACGCGCACCGGATCGGCGAGGCGGGGTTCTGCCACGGCTCCCCCATCGACCCCCCGGAGTACGCCTACCTGTTCGCGCTGGAGCAGGCCCGCGAGCTCCTGCCGCACCTCGACTGGCTGCCCGCGGTGACCTTCATCGGCCACTCGCACCTCTGCAAGTCCTTCGCGATCGGCGCGCCCGACGTGGTCGAGGACGTCTCGGGGACCCCCGTCGTGCTCCGCAAGGACCGCAAGTACCTGGTCTCGGTCGGCTCGGTGGGCCAGCCGCGCGACGGCGACAACCGGGCCTGCTTCGCGGTCTGGGACGACGAGGCGCGCACCGTCAGCTACCACCGGGTCACCTACGACGTGGACGCCGCGGCCCGGCGCATCTTCGACGCCGGCCTGGCCCGGAACTTCGGCCGGCGGCTCTTCCTCGGCGTCTAG